The following proteins come from a genomic window of Motilibacter peucedani:
- a CDS encoding ABC transporter permease produces the protein MSVRQSARFAVRGVSANKLRSMLTTLGILIGVAAVIVLVAVGTGSSKSVADSISALGSNVLSVSPSQGGTGGRAGGFGGFGGFGGGTRVSTGSQTRTATLTLEDAAALTDATEAPDVLSVAPVVTASSVTATYDGATHSVSSFIGTSPSYLRNDNDSVQAGSAFSDSDFTQRRRVALLGTDVAKDLVGGTGLDAVGKTVEFDGAQWTVVGILTDKGSTGPTSLDDRVIAPLPAVQDTLSGYGSLSSISVKAASADSVDEAESEVTEILRGRHHVSSTNADFTIRSSSSILTAATSSNKTFTVLLASVAAISLLVGGIGVMNIMLVTVTERTREIGIRKATGARRGDIVGQFLIEAVLLSLFGAIAGVAVGLLGSRFTIVGVHPVVAPYSVALAFGVAVATGLVFGLYPANRAASLRPIDALRYE, from the coding sequence GTGAGCGTCCGTCAGAGCGCGCGGTTCGCCGTGCGCGGCGTCTCCGCCAACAAGCTGCGCTCGATGCTGACGACGCTCGGCATCCTCATCGGCGTCGCGGCGGTCATCGTCCTGGTGGCCGTCGGCACCGGCTCCAGCAAGTCGGTCGCCGACTCGATCAGCGCGCTGGGCAGCAACGTGCTCTCGGTGTCCCCCTCGCAGGGGGGTACCGGCGGGCGGGCCGGCGGGTTCGGCGGCTTCGGCGGCTTCGGCGGCGGGACGCGGGTGAGCACGGGCAGCCAGACGCGTACGGCCACGCTGACCCTCGAGGACGCTGCGGCGCTCACCGACGCCACCGAGGCGCCCGACGTCCTGTCGGTGGCGCCGGTCGTGACCGCGTCGTCGGTCACCGCGACCTACGACGGCGCGACGCACAGCGTGAGCAGCTTCATCGGTACCTCGCCGAGCTACCTGCGCAACGACAACGACAGCGTGCAGGCGGGGTCGGCCTTCTCCGACTCCGACTTCACCCAGCGGCGTCGCGTCGCCCTGCTCGGCACCGACGTCGCGAAGGACCTCGTGGGAGGCACCGGGCTCGACGCGGTCGGCAAGACGGTGGAGTTCGACGGTGCCCAGTGGACGGTGGTCGGCATCCTCACCGACAAGGGCAGCACCGGCCCGACGAGCCTCGACGACCGCGTCATCGCGCCGCTGCCCGCGGTGCAGGACACGCTGTCCGGCTATGGCTCGCTGAGCAGCATCTCGGTCAAGGCCGCCTCGGCCGACTCCGTCGACGAGGCGGAGTCCGAGGTCACCGAGATCCTCCGCGGCCGGCACCACGTGAGCTCGACGAACGCCGACTTCACGATCCGCTCGTCGTCCTCGATCCTCACCGCGGCCACCTCGAGCAACAAGACCTTCACGGTCCTGCTCGCCTCGGTCGCCGCGATCAGCCTGCTCGTCGGCGGCATCGGCGTCATGAACATCATGCTGGTGACGGTCACCGAGCGGACCCGGGAGATCGGCATCCGCAAGGCGACCGGTGCCCGGCGCGGCGACATCGTCGGGCAGTTCCTCATCGAGGCGGTGCTGCTCTCGCTGTTCGGTGCGATCGCCGGCGTGGCCGTCGGACTGCTGGGGTCGCGCTTCACCATCGTCGGCGTGCACCCGGTCGTCGCGCCCTACAGCGTGGCGCTCGCGTTCGGCGTCGCCGTCGCGACGGGCCTCGTCTTCGGTCTCTACCCCGCCAACCGGGCGGCGTCCCTTCGACCCATCGATGCGCTCCGCTATGAGTGA
- a CDS encoding ABC transporter ATP-binding protein, whose amino-acid sequence MRRPVLDLRQVTKTYGAGDTAVHAVAGVDLVVERGDYVAVMGASGSGKSTLMNIVGCLDAPSSGRYLLDGVDVGRLQERQLSLVRNRKIGFVFQSFNLLARTSAVENVELPLAYAGVRPAERRRRALAALDRVGLAGRVGHHPNELSGGQQQRVAVARAIVNEPVLLLADEPTGALDSRSTADMLDLFDTLNASGRTLVIITHEDEVAARARRVVRMRDGEIQTDVRSAARELAP is encoded by the coding sequence GTGAGGCGTCCGGTCCTCGACCTCCGCCAGGTCACCAAGACCTACGGAGCAGGCGACACCGCGGTCCACGCCGTGGCCGGCGTCGACCTGGTGGTCGAGCGCGGCGACTACGTCGCGGTGATGGGCGCCTCCGGCTCCGGCAAGTCCACGCTGATGAACATCGTCGGCTGCCTGGACGCCCCGAGCTCGGGCCGCTACCTGCTCGACGGCGTCGACGTGGGCCGGCTGCAGGAGCGCCAGCTCTCCCTGGTGCGCAACCGCAAGATCGGCTTCGTCTTCCAGTCGTTCAACCTGCTGGCGCGCACCTCGGCGGTCGAGAACGTCGAGCTGCCACTGGCGTACGCGGGGGTGCGGCCCGCCGAGCGGCGCCGTCGTGCGCTCGCCGCGCTCGACCGGGTGGGACTCGCCGGGCGGGTCGGGCACCACCCCAACGAGCTCTCCGGCGGCCAGCAGCAGCGCGTGGCGGTAGCCCGGGCGATCGTCAACGAGCCGGTCCTGCTGCTCGCCGACGAGCCGACCGGCGCGCTGGACTCGCGCAGCACGGCCGACATGCTCGACCTGTTCGACACGCTCAACGCGTCAGGGCGCACGCTCGTCATCATCACGCACGAGGACGAGGTGGCCGCCCGTGCGCGCCGGGTCGTCCGCATGCGCGACGGCGAGATCCAGACCGACGTGCGGAGCGCCGCCCGCGAGCTCGCGCCGTGA
- a CDS encoding efflux RND transporter periplasmic adaptor subunit, translating to MRRRVMAVNTALAVVLVAAMAAAYLLVEEPATASSTTARTAVVRQGTVTQTVSASGNATSQSIADLSFSSSGKVTTVDVRVGQKVREGAVLATIDTAAADAAVASAHAQLESAQSSLEQTEAGQSSSDAAKDAVSLASAKLSVTKAQTALSQALAKQELDATQQAQDVAAAQEAAKALAGTLPAGSAPTSGSSSSGSAATGSGSSSSSAVDAVTAAEQQQAQVALSDADSVQNARQSLAEAQNSLASQRATIAANTAGPTAAALAQAKAAVTTARESLTDAETARAGTTLTAPFAGTVMSLAGSVGDTVGSSSSGSGSGGSGTGGSGTGTTTSTSSSSSAFIVLNDLDALEIAATVAEADAVKVKVGQTATVTFPATGTTASGTVTEVSLVGTTSNNVVSYPVTVAVDEVPTGVHPGATGSITITTGTAQDALSVQSSAVTTLGNRSTVTVLKGGHRTVVPVELGLVGGTSTQITSGVSAGDELVLPTATTSTGTSTRTGFPGAGAGGLTGGFGGAPGGGR from the coding sequence ATGAGGCGCCGGGTGATGGCGGTCAACACCGCCCTCGCGGTGGTGCTGGTCGCGGCGATGGCCGCTGCCTACCTGCTCGTCGAGGAGCCGGCGACCGCGAGCTCGACGACGGCGCGGACGGCGGTCGTGCGGCAGGGCACCGTCACGCAGACGGTGTCGGCAAGCGGCAACGCGACCAGCCAGAGCATCGCCGACCTGAGCTTCTCCAGCAGCGGCAAGGTCACGACGGTGGACGTCAGGGTCGGCCAGAAGGTGCGCGAGGGCGCGGTCCTCGCCACCATCGACACGGCCGCCGCGGATGCCGCGGTGGCGTCCGCGCACGCGCAGCTCGAGTCGGCGCAGAGCTCGCTCGAACAGACCGAGGCCGGCCAGTCGAGCTCGGACGCGGCGAAGGACGCCGTGTCCCTCGCCAGCGCGAAGCTGTCGGTCACCAAGGCGCAGACGGCGCTGAGCCAGGCGCTCGCCAAGCAGGAGCTCGACGCGACGCAGCAGGCCCAGGACGTCGCCGCCGCGCAGGAGGCGGCCAAGGCCCTGGCCGGGACCCTGCCCGCCGGGTCGGCTCCAACGAGCGGGTCCAGCAGCAGCGGATCGGCCGCCACCGGCTCGGGCTCGTCGAGCAGCTCGGCCGTCGACGCGGTGACCGCGGCCGAGCAGCAGCAGGCCCAGGTCGCCCTGAGCGATGCAGACTCGGTGCAGAACGCCCGGCAGTCGCTCGCCGAGGCGCAGAACTCCCTCGCCAGCCAGCGCGCGACCATCGCCGCCAACACCGCCGGGCCCACCGCCGCCGCGCTCGCCCAGGCGAAGGCGGCCGTGACCACCGCGCGCGAGTCGCTGACCGACGCCGAGACGGCACGGGCGGGCACGACGCTGACCGCGCCGTTCGCCGGCACCGTCATGTCTCTGGCCGGCTCCGTCGGCGACACCGTCGGGTCGAGCAGCAGCGGCTCCGGCAGCGGCGGGTCGGGCACCGGCGGCTCAGGGACGGGCACCACGACCAGCACCAGCTCGAGCAGCAGCGCCTTCATCGTGCTCAACGACCTCGACGCGCTCGAGATCGCGGCGACCGTCGCCGAGGCCGACGCCGTCAAGGTGAAGGTCGGCCAGACCGCGACCGTCACCTTCCCGGCGACCGGCACGACCGCCTCGGGCACCGTCACCGAGGTCAGCCTCGTCGGCACGACGAGCAACAACGTCGTGAGCTACCCGGTCACCGTCGCCGTCGACGAGGTGCCGACGGGCGTGCACCCGGGTGCGACCGGCAGCATCACGATCACCACGGGCACCGCGCAGGACGCCCTGTCGGTGCAGAGCAGTGCGGTCACCACGCTGGGGAACCGCAGCACCGTGACGGTCCTCAAGGGCGGCCATCGCACGGTGGTGCCGGTCGAGCTCGGCCTGGTGGGCGGCACGAGCACCCAGATCACCAGCGGGGTGTCAGCCGGCGACGAGCTGGTGCTCCCGACGGCGACCACCTCGACGGGCACCAGCACCCGGACCGGCTTCCCCGGTGCGGGTGCCGGCGGGCTGACCGGCGGCTTCGGCGGCGCACCGGGCGGCGGACGGTGA
- a CDS encoding Hsp20/alpha crystallin family protein, producing MATRFDPFRDIDRLTERLFASVGEAQQAMRAMPVDLYRSGDHFVLRCDLPGVDPGSIDVGVDGRMLTIRGQRSEASNDVEWLTQERATGTFARQLTLGPGVDLERIEATYTDGVLTLTLPVAEAAKPRRIEVVHGTSGAVTGSASSDSPALSS from the coding sequence ATGGCTACCCGATTCGACCCGTTCCGCGACATCGACCGGCTCACCGAGCGGCTCTTCGCCTCGGTGGGGGAGGCGCAGCAGGCGATGCGGGCGATGCCCGTCGACCTCTACCGCTCCGGCGACCACTTCGTCCTGCGCTGCGACCTGCCGGGCGTGGACCCCGGCTCGATCGACGTCGGCGTCGACGGCCGCATGCTGACGATCCGCGGCCAGCGCAGCGAGGCCAGCAACGACGTCGAGTGGCTGACCCAGGAGCGCGCCACCGGCACGTTCGCCCGCCAGCTCACGCTCGGCCCGGGCGTCGACCTCGAGCGCATCGAGGCGACCTACACCGACGGCGTCCTGACGCTCACGCTGCCTGTCGCCGAGGCGGCCAAGCCGCGCCGCATCGAGGTCGTCCACGGCACCAGCGGCGCCGTCACCGGCTCGGCGAGCTCCGACTCGCCCGCTCTCTCGAGCTGA
- a CDS encoding DUF4233 domain-containing protein translates to MRRQLAASCLVLEAMVVFFAILVAKDLSDLSTGWLTVLGGGLALACLLLSGLLRHEWAFVAGSVLQVVLVLCGLVVPVMWFVGALFAAMWFGFLWLSAKAARQVAEMERAAAGR, encoded by the coding sequence GTGCGCCGCCAACTCGCAGCCAGCTGCCTCGTGCTCGAGGCGATGGTCGTCTTCTTCGCGATCCTGGTGGCCAAGGACCTCTCCGACCTCTCCACCGGGTGGCTGACCGTGCTCGGCGGGGGGCTCGCGCTCGCGTGCCTGCTGCTCAGCGGGCTGCTGCGGCACGAGTGGGCGTTCGTCGCCGGCTCGGTGCTGCAGGTCGTGCTCGTGCTGTGCGGGCTCGTCGTGCCGGTGATGTGGTTCGTCGGGGCGCTGTTCGCCGCGATGTGGTTCGGCTTCCTGTGGCTGTCGGCGAAGGCCGCGCGCCAGGTGGCCGAGATGGAGCGCGCGGCCGCTGGTCGGTAG
- the ndk gene encoding nucleoside-diphosphate kinase, producing MTDTPQAERTLILVKPDGVERGLTGEVLRRVEAKGYTLVALELRTLDRETAARHYAEHKGKPFFEPLLEFITSGPLVAAVFEGQRVIEGFRSLAGATDPTVAAPGSIRGDLARDWGKKVIANIVHGSDSPESAAREIAIYFPGL from the coding sequence GTGACCGACACCCCGCAGGCCGAACGCACCCTCATCCTCGTCAAGCCCGACGGCGTCGAGCGCGGACTCACCGGCGAGGTGCTGCGCCGAGTGGAGGCCAAGGGCTACACCCTGGTGGCCCTCGAGCTGCGCACCCTCGACCGCGAGACCGCTGCCCGCCACTACGCCGAGCACAAGGGCAAGCCGTTCTTCGAGCCGCTGCTCGAGTTCATCACCAGCGGCCCGCTCGTCGCCGCGGTGTTCGAGGGCCAGCGCGTCATCGAGGGCTTCCGCTCGCTCGCCGGCGCCACCGACCCCACCGTCGCCGCGCCCGGCTCCATCCGCGGCGACCTCGCCCGCGACTGGGGCAAGAAGGTCATCGCCAACATCGTGCACGGCTCCGACTCGCCCGAGTCCGCGGCCCGCGAGATCGCCATCTACTTCCCGGGCCTCTAG
- a CDS encoding rod shape-determining protein, translated as MANHFSFIGRDMAVDLGTANTLVYVRGRGIVLNEPSVVAINTTSGGIVAVGAEAKKMIGRTPGSIVAIRPLKDGVIADFDVTEKMLRYFIQKVHRRSRFSHPRLVVCVPSGITGVEQRAVKEAGYGAGARKVFIIEEPMAAAIGAGLPVSEPTGNMIVDIGGGTTEVAVISLGGIVTSQSIRTGGDELDTSIIQYVKKEYSLMLGERTAEEIKMTIGSAFPTPEEPNAEIRGRDLVSGLPKTIVVSAEEIRRAIEEPVNAIVDAVKSTLDKCPPELSGDIMDRGIVLAGGGAMLLGLDERLRHETGMPIHIADRPLDSVALGSGRCVEDFEQLQQVLLPEPRH; from the coding sequence ATGGCGAACCACTTCTCCTTCATCGGCCGTGACATGGCCGTCGACCTCGGCACCGCCAACACGCTGGTCTACGTGCGCGGCCGCGGCATCGTGCTGAACGAGCCGAGCGTGGTGGCGATCAACACCACGAGCGGCGGCATCGTGGCGGTCGGGGCCGAGGCGAAGAAGATGATCGGGCGCACGCCGGGCAGCATCGTGGCGATCCGGCCGCTCAAGGACGGCGTCATCGCCGACTTCGACGTGACCGAGAAGATGCTGCGCTACTTCATCCAGAAGGTGCACCGCCGCAGCCGGTTCTCGCACCCGCGGCTCGTCGTGTGCGTGCCCAGCGGCATCACCGGGGTCGAGCAGCGCGCGGTCAAGGAGGCCGGCTACGGCGCGGGCGCGCGCAAGGTCTTCATCATCGAGGAGCCGATGGCCGCTGCGATCGGCGCGGGCCTGCCCGTCTCGGAGCCGACCGGCAACATGATCGTCGACATCGGCGGCGGCACGACCGAGGTCGCGGTCATCTCCCTCGGCGGCATCGTGACGAGCCAGTCGATCCGCACGGGCGGCGACGAGCTCGACACCTCGATCATCCAGTACGTCAAGAAGGAGTACAGCCTGATGCTCGGCGAGCGCACCGCCGAGGAGATCAAGATGACGATCGGCTCGGCGTTCCCGACGCCGGAGGAGCCGAACGCCGAGATCCGCGGGCGCGACCTCGTCAGCGGGCTGCCCAAGACCATCGTGGTGAGCGCCGAGGAGATCCGCCGCGCGATCGAGGAGCCGGTCAACGCCATCGTCGACGCGGTGAAGTCGACGCTCGACAAGTGCCCGCCCGAGCTCTCGGGCGACATCATGGACCGCGGCATCGTGCTGGCCGGCGGCGGCGCGATGCTGCTCGGGCTCGACGAGCGCCTGCGCCACGAGACCGGCATGCCCATCCACATCGCCGACCGGCCGCTCGACTCGGTGGCGCTCGGCTCGGGACGCTGCGTCGAGGACTTCGAGCAGCTCCAGCAGGTGCTCCTGCCCGAACCGCGGCACTAG
- the mreC gene encoding rod shape-determining protein MreC, whose amino-acid sequence MGRDSRRTRLVLTLLLLTSLTLLLLDGRSGGSSPASKARDAAGTVLGPVERAASAVTRGPRNVLGGLSDLGTKDATIRDLRAENDRLRQAQALQDDTARRLREWEQLTRSPTVATFPVEPARVIALSSAQGFSTTATIDAGSADGVRVDTTVVGPGSSGRGLVGRVVAVQARTSTVLLATDPDCYVGIRRAKGGGLFGGVAGTGGGRDLELTGFEPDPPKVGEALVSAGSPGDAPFVKDVLVGTVTVVRTAPGTSTTRATVRPAVDFAHLDLVGVVVPPTGAVPRASVPRSSPR is encoded by the coding sequence GTGGGACGTGACAGCCGCCGGACCCGGCTCGTCCTCACCCTGCTGCTCCTGACCTCGCTGACCCTGCTGCTGCTCGACGGCCGCTCGGGCGGCTCGTCGCCCGCGTCGAAGGCGCGCGACGCCGCCGGCACCGTGCTCGGCCCGGTCGAGCGCGCCGCCTCCGCCGTGACCCGCGGGCCGCGCAACGTGCTCGGCGGCCTGTCCGACCTCGGCACCAAGGACGCGACGATCCGCGACCTGCGCGCCGAGAACGACCGGCTGCGCCAGGCCCAGGCGCTGCAGGACGACACGGCGCGCCGGCTGCGCGAGTGGGAGCAGCTGACCCGCAGCCCGACGGTCGCCACGTTCCCGGTGGAGCCGGCGCGCGTCATCGCGCTTTCCTCGGCGCAGGGCTTCTCCACGACGGCCACCATCGACGCGGGCTCGGCGGACGGCGTACGCGTCGACACCACCGTCGTCGGCCCGGGCAGCAGCGGGCGTGGGCTCGTCGGCCGGGTGGTCGCGGTGCAGGCGCGTACGTCCACGGTGCTGCTCGCGACCGACCCGGACTGCTACGTCGGCATCCGGCGCGCCAAGGGCGGCGGGCTCTTCGGCGGCGTCGCCGGCACCGGCGGCGGGCGCGACCTCGAGCTGACCGGCTTCGAGCCCGACCCGCCGAAGGTCGGGGAGGCGCTGGTGAGCGCCGGCTCGCCCGGCGACGCACCGTTCGTCAAGGACGTGCTGGTCGGCACGGTGACGGTCGTGCGCACCGCGCCCGGCACCTCCACCACCCGCGCGACGGTCAGGCCCGCCGTCGACTTCGCCCACCTCGACCTCGTCGGCGTCGTCGTCCCGCCCACCGGCGCCGTGCCGCGCGCCAGCGTCCCGCGCTCGAGCCCGCGGTGA
- the mreD gene encoding rod shape-determining protein MreD, giving the protein MTTLRVPLAALLLLSAAVLQVSVLAPLRLPGATPDPTLLVVVGLALRWGPLPGAVAGFAGGLVLDLLPPAGGSAGRWAAVLVVVGYAVGRVFETVRDSPVAALVAVSCAAAGSVAGSAALGALVGDPAVYWPSVPRLCASAVIYDVLLTPLLVPAVTYLARRADAEPAERRARR; this is encoded by the coding sequence GTGACGACGCTGCGCGTGCCGCTCGCGGCCCTGCTGCTGCTGAGCGCGGCGGTGCTCCAGGTCTCGGTGCTGGCGCCGCTGCGGCTCCCGGGCGCGACGCCGGACCCGACGCTGCTGGTGGTGGTCGGGCTCGCGCTGCGGTGGGGACCCCTGCCGGGCGCGGTCGCCGGCTTCGCCGGCGGGCTGGTGCTCGACCTGCTGCCCCCGGCGGGGGGCTCGGCAGGGCGCTGGGCGGCAGTGCTGGTCGTGGTCGGGTACGCCGTCGGCCGGGTCTTCGAGACCGTCCGGGACTCGCCCGTCGCAGCGCTGGTGGCGGTCTCGTGCGCCGCCGCCGGCAGCGTCGCGGGCAGCGCGGCCCTCGGCGCGCTGGTGGGCGATCCCGCCGTCTACTGGCCCAGCGTGCCCCGGCTCTGCGCCAGCGCGGTCATCTACGATGTGCTCCTGACCCCGCTCCTGGTGCCGGCCGTGACCTACCTCGCCCGCCGTGCAGATGCCGAACCGGCGGAGAGGAGGGCCCGCAGGTGA
- the mrdA gene encoding penicillin-binding protein 2, with protein sequence MNSRSAMRLVVLQVLVMSLLLTLGGRLWWLQVRSGATYESAATSNRVRTVSTAPTRGLVLDSQGRVLAGNITKIVVTVSRTELLSSPHSGRDLLTRLAKVLGTTYAEMKARTTLCSEPGRVKGVCWNGSPFQPIPVSDFGDLSLEQQMQVAQPIAERPEDFPGVEAQPQSIRSYSGGGVGANAAHVLGYLGPVTQDEIDAAAAGGSQLEGGDLVGRSGLEKEYDSYLRGVPGSKKLAVDHRGGVTGTISQTDPTPGDYLVTTIDAKVQKAAEDALAGAIRGARTHGDPNKHGQKFKADSGAVVVMDVNTGGVVAAASYPTYDPNVWVNGISTKEYAQITGAAGNHQILNRAIQGQYAAGSIFKAVSTPGAVKAGFSVHASYDCPASYPVGGHPKKNYESEAYGRITFERAIEVSCDTNWYQFADKTWGKLGGYRATSDAKDPFISVAKGYRLGQQTGIDLPGELPGRIPGREWKRAYWEQTKAANCLRAKKGYPELTDRTRAAFLLKLARENCTDGWRYGPGDEANFVIGQGDVLVTPLQMARVYSAVANGGKLVVPHLAKAVVTPAGEVVKTFAPKPQGKIPANDDTLRFLHTALHNVTISGTGAGVFRGWPSAQLPMAAKTGTAEVYGKQSTSWFATFAPSTKPRYAVVMMVSQGGTGSGTSGPAVRKIYESLFGVAGGKVVPGTAVPPAAEPPVRLPRISADGRILPPLVARKRD encoded by the coding sequence GTGAACTCGCGCTCGGCGATGCGGCTCGTCGTGCTCCAGGTGCTCGTGATGTCGCTGCTGCTCACCCTCGGCGGCCGGCTGTGGTGGCTGCAGGTCCGCAGCGGCGCGACCTACGAGTCGGCGGCGACGAGCAACCGCGTACGCACCGTCAGCACCGCGCCGACCCGCGGGCTCGTGCTCGACTCCCAGGGACGGGTGCTGGCCGGCAACATCACCAAGATCGTCGTGACGGTCAGCCGCACGGAGCTGCTCTCGTCGCCGCACTCCGGACGCGACCTGCTGACCCGGCTGGCGAAGGTCCTCGGCACCACGTACGCCGAGATGAAGGCCCGCACGACGCTGTGCTCGGAGCCGGGCCGGGTGAAGGGCGTGTGCTGGAACGGCTCGCCGTTCCAGCCGATCCCGGTGTCGGACTTCGGCGACCTGAGCCTCGAGCAGCAGATGCAGGTGGCGCAGCCGATCGCCGAGCGCCCCGAGGACTTCCCGGGCGTCGAGGCGCAGCCGCAGTCGATCCGCAGCTACTCCGGCGGCGGCGTCGGGGCGAACGCGGCCCACGTGCTCGGCTACCTCGGCCCCGTCACCCAGGACGAGATCGACGCGGCCGCGGCCGGCGGCTCGCAGCTCGAAGGCGGCGATCTCGTCGGGCGCTCGGGGCTCGAGAAGGAGTACGACTCTTACCTGCGCGGCGTCCCCGGCTCGAAGAAGCTGGCCGTCGACCACCGGGGCGGGGTCACGGGCACGATCTCGCAGACCGACCCGACGCCGGGCGACTACCTCGTGACCACGATCGACGCCAAGGTGCAGAAGGCCGCCGAGGACGCCCTGGCCGGCGCGATCCGCGGCGCCCGCACCCACGGGGACCCCAACAAGCACGGCCAGAAGTTCAAGGCCGACTCCGGCGCCGTCGTGGTCATGGACGTGAACACCGGCGGGGTGGTGGCGGCGGCGAGCTACCCGACCTACGACCCGAACGTCTGGGTCAACGGCATCTCGACCAAGGAGTACGCGCAGATCACCGGCGCGGCCGGCAACCACCAGATCCTCAACCGGGCGATCCAGGGCCAGTACGCCGCCGGCTCGATCTTCAAGGCGGTGTCGACGCCAGGCGCGGTGAAGGCCGGCTTCTCGGTGCACGCGTCCTACGACTGCCCCGCCTCCTACCCGGTCGGCGGCCACCCGAAGAAGAACTACGAGTCCGAGGCCTACGGCAGGATCACCTTCGAGCGCGCGATCGAGGTCTCGTGCGACACGAACTGGTACCAGTTCGCCGACAAGACTTGGGGCAAGCTCGGCGGCTACCGCGCGACCTCCGACGCCAAGGACCCGTTCATCTCCGTGGCCAAGGGCTACCGCCTCGGCCAGCAGACCGGCATCGACCTGCCGGGCGAGCTGCCGGGCCGCATCCCCGGACGGGAGTGGAAGCGGGCCTACTGGGAGCAGACCAAGGCCGCCAACTGCCTGCGTGCCAAGAAGGGCTACCCCGAGCTCACCGACCGCACCCGGGCCGCGTTCCTGCTCAAGCTCGCCCGCGAGAACTGCACCGACGGCTGGCGCTACGGCCCCGGCGACGAGGCCAACTTCGTCATCGGCCAGGGCGACGTCCTGGTCACCCCGCTGCAGATGGCCCGGGTCTACTCCGCGGTCGCCAACGGCGGGAAGCTCGTCGTCCCGCACCTGGCCAAGGCGGTCGTGACGCCGGCGGGCGAGGTGGTGAAGACCTTCGCGCCGAAGCCGCAGGGCAAGATCCCGGCCAACGACGACACGCTGAGGTTCCTGCACACCGCGCTGCACAACGTGACGATCAGCGGCACGGGCGCCGGCGTCTTCCGGGGCTGGCCCAGCGCCCAGCTGCCGATGGCGGCCAAGACCGGCACCGCCGAGGTCTACGGCAAGCAGTCGACGTCGTGGTTCGCCACCTTCGCGCCCAGCACGAAGCCGCGGTACGCGGTGGTCATGATGGTCTCGCAGGGCGGCACCGGCTCGGGCACCTCCGGGCCCGCGGTGCGCAAGATCTACGAGTCGCTGTTCGGCGTCGCGGGCGGCAAGGTCGTGCCCGGCACGGCGGTCCCGCCGGCGGCCGAGCCGCCCGTCCGCCTGCCCCGCATCAGCGCCGACGGCCGCATCCTGCCGCCGCTGGTCGCCCGGAAGCGCGACTGA
- the rodA gene encoding rod shape-determining protein RodA, whose translation MAYSPTYGSRGGSGGARSAGGRVLDRDAPLRRVDWLLLLGVGGLLAIGCVLVWSVTSGGTSAGGHGYLDRQLVNTSIGAVLGLCVALFDYRRLRMYAPVVYGLAILGLLVVLSPLGATIRGSHSWIRLPAGFSLQPSELAKVALVVGLAMLLSEKRDVETVPRDGDVVLVLLGAGVPLGLIMLQPDLGTALIISALVVGMIAVSGARLRWVVLLVGLAVVAGTVAVTVPGVLDPYQLERLTSFTDPHADLGGAAYNVHQGVIAIGGGGLDGYGLFSGPQTQGGFVPEQETDFIFTAAGEELGFRGGLAIIVLLGLVLWRACRIAWDAEDLFGRLVATGVVVWFSFQAFENIGMTLGIMPVTGVPLPFVSYGGSSMFANLVAVGLLENVHLRTSAAPD comes from the coding sequence ATGGCCTACTCGCCGACCTACGGGTCGCGCGGCGGCTCGGGCGGGGCGAGGTCGGCCGGCGGCCGCGTGCTCGACCGCGACGCGCCGCTGCGCCGGGTCGACTGGCTGCTGCTGCTGGGCGTGGGCGGGCTGCTCGCGATCGGCTGCGTCCTGGTCTGGTCGGTGACCAGCGGCGGCACCTCCGCCGGCGGCCACGGCTACCTCGACCGCCAGCTGGTCAACACGTCCATCGGCGCCGTGCTCGGCCTGTGCGTCGCGCTCTTCGACTACCGCCGCCTGCGGATGTACGCGCCGGTGGTCTACGGCCTGGCCATCCTCGGCCTGCTCGTGGTGCTCTCCCCGCTCGGTGCGACGATCCGCGGCTCGCACTCGTGGATCCGGCTGCCCGCCGGCTTCTCGCTGCAGCCCTCGGAGCTGGCGAAGGTCGCCCTGGTGGTCGGGCTGGCGATGCTGCTGTCGGAGAAGCGCGACGTCGAGACCGTGCCGCGCGACGGCGACGTCGTGCTCGTGCTGCTCGGCGCCGGCGTGCCGCTAGGGCTGATCATGCTCCAGCCCGACCTCGGCACCGCGCTGATCATCTCGGCCCTGGTGGTCGGCATGATCGCCGTCTCGGGGGCCCGGCTGCGCTGGGTGGTCCTGCTCGTGGGTCTGGCGGTGGTCGCGGGCACCGTGGCCGTCACCGTGCCCGGAGTGCTCGACCCCTACCAGCTCGAGCGGCTCACCAGCTTCACCGACCCGCACGCCGACCTCGGCGGGGCGGCCTACAACGTGCACCAGGGCGTCATCGCCATCGGCGGCGGCGGGCTCGACGGCTACGGGCTGTTCTCCGGCCCGCAGACCCAGGGCGGCTTCGTCCCCGAGCAGGAGACCGATTTCATCTTCACGGCTGCGGGCGAGGAGCTCGGCTTCCGCGGCGGCCTGGCCATCATCGTGCTGCTCGGCCTCGTGCTGTGGCGGGCCTGCCGCATCGCCTGGGACGCCGAGGACCTCTTCGGCCGGCTCGTCGCCACCGGGGTCGTCGTGTGGTTCTCGTTCCAGGCGTTCGAGAACATCGGGATGACGCTGGGGATCATGCCGGTGACCGGTGTCCCGCTGCCCTTCGTCTCCTACGGCGGGTCCTCGATGTTCGCCAACCTGGTGGCGGTCGGGCTGCTCGAGAACGTCCACCTGCGTACCTCCGCCGCGCCCGACTGA